One Mercenaria mercenaria strain notata chromosome 12, MADL_Memer_1, whole genome shotgun sequence DNA segment encodes these proteins:
- the LOC123534211 gene encoding uncharacterized protein LOC123534211 produces MMGREASHLTIERVLQDMGYNSLLADFKEMMQNMPLLPETKAVPTGYLGLQTNVCNILPYSAENDRSMNIYALHNSNTPVTNSRSLLQYHEERTRTLYNESLQLQDVASYKSLSIGPAGSERKRPSTDHETDYITDALESKRRRKNKSGKERRTSSTRRRQSTQEPKSRCGSLVKFEDFDKEAIVDLIKRFLPSENQVLKAHEFNLFMDHTVSLVIKKTGEPETVILSMLENDYLEVEKIETKRKDKVYIVYSNNTCLKLGQDEWHCLELYAEYARKRVLNRLKKQSANGFVPSKLLFIKFDGQPVLYNVKIINCLLYVRKIHIYIHVLCLETKRITKSRSNYTLHEPHHEKTTIKRLRPAWIQTNLRIRAVWSGSMLFVNIFSSCNRL; encoded by the exons ATGATGGGTAGAGAAGCATCTCACTTAACTATTGAAAGAGTCCTGCAAGATATGGGATATAATTCTCTGCTAGCAGATTTCAAGGAAATGATGCa aaatatGCCACTTCTACCAGAGACAAAAGCAGTTCCTACAGGATATTTAGGTCTACAAACGAACGTCTGCAACATTCTGCCATACTCTGCTGAAAATGATAGGTCAATGAATATTTACGCTTTGCACAATAGTAACACTCCAGTTACAAATAGTCGCAGTTTACTTCAGTATCACGAGGAAAGAACCAGGACATTATACAATGAATCGTTGCAACTACAAGATGTCGCGTCTTATAAATCTCTTTCAATCGGTCCAGCCGGAAGTGAAAGGAAACGACCAAGTACTGACCATGAAACGGATTACATAACTGATGCTTTGGAAAGTAAAcggagaagaaaaaataaaagtggaaagGAACGACGGACCAGCAGTACAAGGCGAAGACAATCTACACAGGAACCTAAAAGCCGCTGTGGAAGTTTAGTAAAGTTTGAGGACTTTGATAAGGAAGCTATTGTAGACTTAATAAAGAGGTTTCTGCCGTCTGAAAATCAAGTATTAAAAGCACACGAGTTCAATTTATTTATGGATCACACAGTTTCACTAGTAATAAAGAAAACTGGTGAACCAGAAACGGTTATATTGTCAATGTTAGAGAATGATTACTTAGAAGTAGAAAAAATCGAAACAAAGAGAAAAGATAAAGTCTATATAGTTTATTCAAACAATACGTGCTTAAAACTTGGCCAGGACGAATGGCACTGTCTTGAACTGTACGCAGAATACGCGAGAAAACGTGTACTTAATAGACTGAAAAAGCAATCTGCAAATGGATTTGTTCCAAGCAAACTATTATTCATCAAATTCGACGGCCAACCTGTACTATATAACGTGAAAATAATCAATTGTTTGCTGTATGTAAGAAAaatccatatatatatacatgtgctATGTTTGGAGACAAAACGCATTACAAAGTCGAGATCCAACTATACATtacatgagccgcaccatgagaaaaccaccataaagcgtttgcgaccagcatggatccagaccaacctgcgcatccgcgcagtctggtcaggatccatgctgttcgttaacattttctctagttgcaataggctttaa